One genomic window of Gossypium hirsutum isolate 1008001.06 chromosome D11, Gossypium_hirsutum_v2.1, whole genome shotgun sequence includes the following:
- the LOC107886187 gene encoding rust resistance kinase Lr10, translating into MLKLELPPLSALILIFLLFLCPQSSISRTLTKRCGVTQCGNVNISHPFRLKTQPPECGDRRFELDCEADINQLTFFRRYNKFQVHEIFYENSTLTVSYQNQVTGNCSLPPTGRFYEDFFFCEKLLFPAWFIDDEKPRDRYKFLYIVNCTSPVNSSIYVGADRCRNRSSDSFPTGSFFYFLDRDTTFPRDFDQSCTVVADWIPIKGKKNITALSTAEIYEKLSMGFELTWSNPQGQDLCSGKLSFSQILAKVRDALIDYLNSFTYYIIHRPLISAFNGFPPETDRTYIMCIGITGGVILLRMLVGIFILIVVVTIKFRRRHLSADDTIEEFLQSQNNLMPIRYSYYEVKKMTRDFKDKLGEGGYGSVFKGKLRSNHLVAIKLLGNVKGNGQDFINEVATLGRIHHVNVAKLIGFCVEGTKQALVYDFMPNGSLDRIVFGKDDKALLSWQKMFDIAHGIARGIEYLHQGCDMQILHFDIKPHNILLDENFTPKVSDFGLAKLYSVDDSIVSLTAARGTIGYIAPELIYKNLGGISYKADVYSFGMLLMEIVGRRKNMNALVEQTSQTYFPSWIYDRYHRGEDIDLKDVTDDEKIIVKKMVITASWCIQIKPSERPSMSKVLEMFETDVTLLQMPPRPFQLPFEVSTKDQSYDNSTNSAEDRSHGTTTTGTSKFPSSSKESSLNIM; encoded by the exons GCCGATATCAACCAACTCACGTTCTTCAGGCGATATAATAAATTCCAAGTCCATGAAATCTTTTACGAAAATTCAACACTTACAGTTTCGTATCAAAATCAGGTCACCGGTAATTGCTCTCTTCCACCGACCGGTCGATTCTACGAAGATTTTTTCTTTTGTGAGAAGCTTCTCTTCCCGGCATGGTTCATTGACGATGAAAAACCTAGGGACCGATATAAATTTTTGTATATTGTGAATTGCACATCGCCGGTAAATTCATCGATCTATGTCGGTGCCGACCGGTGCCGGAATAGGTCGTCAGATTCGTTTCCGACGGGttccttcttttatttcttaGATCGGGACACCACTTTCCCTCGCGATTTCGATCAGTCCTGCACAGTCGTCGCCGATTGGATTCCGATTAAGGGTAAGAAGAATATCACAGCCCTTTCTACTGCGGAAATCTACGAAAAGCTATCAATGGGGTTCGAGTTGACCTGGTCCAATCCACAGGGCCAAGATCTCTGCTCAGGCAAGCTTTCATTTAGTCAAAT ATTGGCGAAGGTTCGAGACGCCCTAATAGACTACCTGAACAGCTTTACATATTACATTATCCATCGCCCTCTTATATCCGCTTTCAATGGTTTTCCACCTGAAACTGATA gGACATATATCATGTGTATCGGAATAACAg GGGGAGTGATTCTATTAAGAATGTTGGTGGGGATTTTCATCTTGATTGTGGTTGTTACAATCAAATTCCGAAGGAGACATTTATCCGCTGATGATACAATCGAAGAGTTTcttcaaagtcaaaataatttaATGCCTATCAGATATTCTTATTATGAAGTGAAGAAAATGACGAGAGATTTCAAAGATAAGCTAGGTGAGGGGGGTTATGGCTCGGTGTTTAAAGGGAAGCTTCGTAGCAATCATCTTGTGGCGATAAAATTGTTGGGTAATGTAAAAGGTAATGGACAAGATTTCATTAATGAAGTTGCTACACTCGGAAGGATTCATCATGTTAATGTGGCGAAACTTATTGGATTTTGTGTGGAGGGAACAAAACAAGCACTTGTTTACGATTTTATGCCGAATGGATCTCTAGATAGAATCGTATTTGGCAAAGATGATAAAGCACTTCTAAGTTGGCAAAAAATGTTTGATATCGCACACGGGATTGCTCGAGGGATAGAATACTTGCATCAAGGATGTGATATGCAGATTTTACATTTTGATATCAAGCCACACAATATTCTTTTAGATGAGAACTTTACACCCAAAGTTTCGGATTTCGGTCTTGCTAAACTATATTCTGTAGATGATAGCATTGTATCACTAACTGCAGCACGAGGTACAATTGGATACATTGCTCCTGAACTAATCTACAAAAACCTCGGAGGCATCTCGTATAAAGCCGATGTTTATAGCTTCGGAATGTTATTAATGGAAATTGTTGGAAGGAGGAAGAATATGAATGCATTGGTCGAACAAACAAGTCAAACATACTTCCCATCATGGATTTACGATCGATATCATCGAGGAGAGGATATAGATTTGAAAGATGTAACGGATGATGAAAAGATTATTGTGAAAAAGATGGTGATCACAGCTTCTTGGTGCATACAAATCAAGCCCAGCGAACGTCCTTCAATGAGCAAAGTCTTGGAGATGTTTGAAACTGATGTCACGCTTCTCCAAATGCCTCCGAGACCTTTTCAACTTCCTTTTGAAGTATCGACTAAGGATCAATCCTATGataattcaaccaattcagccGAAGATCGATCACATGGCACTACAACTACAGGGACATCTAAGTTTCCTTCTTCTTCAAAGGAATCTAGCTTAAATATTATGTAA